From a single Metopolophium dirhodum isolate CAU chromosome 6, ASM1992520v1, whole genome shotgun sequence genomic region:
- the LOC132947587 gene encoding uncharacterized protein LOC132947587, producing the protein MTSKKNTLLSFFTSNKKIRRENENNETEVNSPVRKITEVNNSACTTNSLESFSEASNSRLQQDDFICENNQTLGNANDIGYFVECLSLTDADKKLVLTNLWVPDVEYKFPLLAKNEKRGLRFQHKWLKEFNWLAYSNVKNGTFCKYCVLFAKNGGVGSQPLGSLVTVAFSNWKKAKETFRARGSLKYHTLSVLDSEHFLK; encoded by the exons ATGACATCAAAAAAGAATACCTTGTTATCATTTTTCacaagcaataaaaaaattcgaagagaaaatgaaaataacgagACTGAA GTGAACTCACCAGTAAGAAAAATTACAGAAGTAAACAATTCTGCATGTACCACAAATTCTTTAGAAAGTTTTAGTGAGGCATCGAATTCACGATTACagcaa gatgattttatttgtgaaaataatCAAACGCTCGGCAATGCTAATGACATAGGTTATTTTGTAGAATGTTTATCTTTAACAGATGCTGATAAAAAGCTT GTGCTAACTAATCTATGGGTACCAGATGTTGAATATAAATTCCCATTGCttgcaaaaaatgaaaaacgtgGCTTAAGATTTCAGCATAAATGGCTAAAAGAATTTAATTGGCTGGCGTATTCAAATGTCAAAAATGGGACATTCTGTAAATACTGTGTACTGTTTGCAAAAAATGGTGGTGTTGGAAGCCAGCCTTTGGGTAGCCTTGTTACTGTTGCTTTCAGCAACTGGAAGAAGGCAAAAGag acttttcgGGCTCGTGGAAGTTTGAAATATCATACATTGTCTGTTCTAGACTCTgaacactttttaaaataa
- the LOC132947588 gene encoding uncharacterized protein LOC132947588 has translation MVQIEENRRKIGPIIECIILCGKEELALRGHRDFGDILVDDDSRQGHFRGILKYRAKGDEFLRNVLEGSGKRNKYTSPIIQNEIIQSCNTILLRKLVNVINKSKCFSVLADETTDISTKEQLSLNRCGIDCNYLYGQGYDGASNMAGRFKGVQTIVKSKYPNAI, from the exons ATGGTacaaattgaagaaaatagaAGGAAAATAGGACCAATTATTGAGTGTATAATTCTATGTGGTAAAGAAGAGTTGGCTTTGAGAGGACATAGAGATTTTGGTGATATCTTAGTAGATG atgattCAAGGCAAGGCCATTTCCGTGGTATTCTCAAGTACAGAGCAAAAGGAGATGAATTTTTGCGTAATGTTCTTGAGGGTTCAGGGAAACGTAATAAATATACGAGTCCAAttatacaaaatgaaataattcagTCATGTAACACAATTTTACTAAGGAAACTAGTTAATGTgattaataaatctaaatgtttCTCTGTTCTGGCTGATGAAACAACCGACATATCGACTAAAGAGCAACTCA GCTTAAACAGATGTGGAATTGATTGCAATTATTTATATGGCCAAGGCTATGATGGGGCCAGTAATATGGCTGGTCGATTTAAAGGAGTACAGACTATTGTGAAATCTaaataccccaacgctatataa
- the LOC132947099 gene encoding 52 kDa repressor of the inhibitor of the protein kinase-like isoform X2 → MLQKALKDSEFMISLIVIKVLFSYGLPLCKQLQKVQIDLKKTILIVENKMADDVGIELLEKRISSKQTHRANPNLQNHSTEQYYRVTVFLPYIDYFISQLTERFINHKSIFEGFDCIFKTQPLPLEINDREQFNKLVNIYSPVVDKFNSIAEFNMWKTKLFTDNIILSSGLQALEICDKEFYPNIYMLIKIFCTLPVSTTTPERSFSNLKRIKTYLRNSMNETRLNGLALLACHTETKITPDEVIDELSLKNRRLEFVL, encoded by the exons ATGCTTCAGAAAGCGTTAAAAGATTCAGAGTTTATGATTTCTTTGATTGTTATAAAG gtattattttcttatGGACTTCCGCTGTGTAAACAATTGCAAAAAGTtcaaattgatttgaaaaagacaatactcatagtagaaaat aaaaTGGCAGATGATGTTGGAATTGAATTGCTAGAGAAAAGAATTTCTTCTAAACAAACACATAGAGCTAatccaaatttacaaaatcattcTACCGAACAATACTATCGTGTAACAGTATTTTTACCATATATTGATTACTTTATATCACAACTTACTGAgcgttttataaatcataaaagtatttttgaag GGTTcgattgcatttttaaaacccAGCCATTGCCACTAGAGATAAATGACCGAGAACAATTTAATAAGCTTGTGAACATATATTCACCCGTTGTAGATAAATTCAATAGCATAGCCGAATTCAATATGTggaaaacaaaactatttacaGATAATATCATTCTTAGTTCAGGATTACAGGCATTAGAAATTTGTGATAAAGAATTTTATCCCAACATTTacatgttgataaaaatattttgtacgctTCCAGTGTCAACAACAACTCCTGAACGATCATtctctaatttaaaaagaattaaaacttATCTCAGGAATAGTATGAATGAA acTAGACTGAATGGATTGGCTCTATTAGCATGCCATACAGAAACAAAGATTACACCAGATGAAGTCATTGATGAATTGTCTCTGAAAAATAGAAGACTGgagtttgttttgtaa
- the LOC132947099 gene encoding 52 kDa repressor of the inhibitor of the protein kinase-like isoform X1 has translation MLQKALKDSEFMISLIVIKVLFSYGLPLCKQLQKVQIDLKKTILIVENVIATLKCIRENNEIEFKIIYNNVKKMADDVGIELLEKRISSKQTHRANPNLQNHSTEQYYRVTVFLPYIDYFISQLTERFINHKSIFEGFDCIFKTQPLPLEINDREQFNKLVNIYSPVVDKFNSIAEFNMWKTKLFTDNIILSSGLQALEICDKEFYPNIYMLIKIFCTLPVSTTTPERSFSNLKRIKTYLRNSMNETRLNGLALLACHTETKITPDEVIDELSLKNRRLEFVL, from the exons ATGCTTCAGAAAGCGTTAAAAGATTCAGAGTTTATGATTTCTTTGATTGTTATAAAG gtattattttcttatGGACTTCCGCTGTGTAAACAATTGCAAAAAGTtcaaattgatttgaaaaagacaatactcatagtagaaaatgtaatagctactttaaaatgtatcagagaaaataatgaaatagaattcaaaattatctataataatgtcaaa aaaaTGGCAGATGATGTTGGAATTGAATTGCTAGAGAAAAGAATTTCTTCTAAACAAACACATAGAGCTAatccaaatttacaaaatcattcTACCGAACAATACTATCGTGTAACAGTATTTTTACCATATATTGATTACTTTATATCACAACTTACTGAgcgttttataaatcataaaagtatttttgaag GGTTcgattgcatttttaaaacccAGCCATTGCCACTAGAGATAAATGACCGAGAACAATTTAATAAGCTTGTGAACATATATTCACCCGTTGTAGATAAATTCAATAGCATAGCCGAATTCAATATGTggaaaacaaaactatttacaGATAATATCATTCTTAGTTCAGGATTACAGGCATTAGAAATTTGTGATAAAGAATTTTATCCCAACATTTacatgttgataaaaatattttgtacgctTCCAGTGTCAACAACAACTCCTGAACGATCATtctctaatttaaaaagaattaaaacttATCTCAGGAATAGTATGAATGAA acTAGACTGAATGGATTGGCTCTATTAGCATGCCATACAGAAACAAAGATTACACCAGATGAAGTCATTGATGAATTGTCTCTGAAAAATAGAAGACTGgagtttgttttgtaa
- the LOC132947589 gene encoding LOW QUALITY PROTEIN: beta-galactosidase-like (The sequence of the model RefSeq protein was modified relative to this genomic sequence to represent the inferred CDS: deleted 1 base in 1 codon), protein MLAHHRLKKTHQWIIVVCRPERINSCGSSLVENEYGSFYAFDSGYKLWIRDLFRSYIENKAALFTNTIDGCGQSYFDCGVIPEVYATVDFGISSNASQCFDFMRKVQKGGPLVNSEFYPGWLTHWQESVSIVNPIDVVKQMKVMLAINASFKIFGTNFGFTSGANTNDTKESIGYLPQLTSYDYNAPLDEAVDPTEKYFKIKQTLEEAKYAVTNEISPNPAPKGAYGKFYLRPLVSIFEKVAQRIKPVISDVPLSFEDLDINTGFVMYETTLTDDQKNVENPVNLTVNTVRDRAIIYLDQVQVGTMNRLKANTTISLNINRTVQNLSILIENQGRMNFGDLIEDRKGIFDQVILGNKILSPWKMTAYPLNGTSWISSIKSVENVNSVKLPAFYKTQFTLTVNYTKCLDTYLDTSGWTKGVVFLNNVNLGRYWPLGGPQVTLYVPAPFLKPSPYANTLVILELEGTSQDLSVKFVDKPVLDGPIMT, encoded by the exons ATGCTAGCACACCACCGGCTTAAGAAAACTCACCAATGGATCATTGTCGTCTGTAGACCCGAAAGAATTAACTCTTGCGGCAGTTCACTT GTAGAAAATGAGTATGGAAGTTTTTATGCCTTCGATTCTGGGTATAAATTATGGATACGTGATTTATTTAggagttatatagaaaataaggcTGCgctttttacaaat acaattgatGGATGTGGTCAGTCATACTTTGACTGTGGCGTTATTCCAGAAGTATACGCAACTGTAGATTTTGGAATTTCATCAAACG CTTCTCAGTGTTTTGACTTCATGAGAAAGGTTCAAAAAGGAGGTCCACTAGTGAACTCAGAGTTCTATCCCGGTTGGTTAACTCATTGGCAAGAATCAGTATCTATAGTCAACCCCATCGATGTTGTAAAACAAATGAAAGTAATGTTGGCAATTAATGCTTCGTTTAAAATTTTCGGTACAAATTTTGGATTCACATCGGGAGCGAATACAAATGACACCAAAGAAAGTATTGGATACTTACCACAGTTGACCTCATACGATTATAATGCTCCATTGGATGAAGCTGTAGACCCTACagaaaagtatttcaaaattaaacagaCACTTGAAGAAGCC aaatatgctGTGACAAACGAGATATCACCAAATCCCGCACCCAAAGGTGCCTATGGAAAATTCTATTTAAGACCTTTGGTTAGCATATTTGAAAAGGTTGCTCAACGTATTAAACCAGTGATCAGTGATGTTCCTTTATCGTTTGAGGACTTAGATATTAACACTGGTTTTGTAATGTATGAAACAACATTAACAGAtgatcaaaaaaatgttgaaaatccaGTAAACCTAACTGTGAACACGGTTAGAGATCGAGCAATCATTTACCTGGATCAA gtacaagTGGGTACTATGAATCGGTTGAAAGCTAATACTACAATAAGCTTAAACATTAACCGTACTGTTCAAAACCTAAGCATTTTAATTGAGAATCAGGGAAGGATGAATTTTGGAGACTTAATTGAAGATAGGAAG ggAATTTTTGATCAAGTGATTctcggaaataaaatattaagcccTTGGAAAATGACTGCATATCCTTTGAATGGTACATCATGGATTTCTTCAATCAAATCAGTTGAAAACGTCAACAGTGTTAAATTACcagcattttataaaacacagtTTACATTAACAGTtaactatacaaaatgtttagacACTTATTTGGACACTTCAGGCTGGACAAAG GGTGTAGtgtttttaaacaatgtaaACCTAGGTCGGTATTGGCCACTTGGTGGACCTCAAGTTACACTTTATGTGCCAGCTCCTTTTTTAAAACCATCACCTTATGCCAATACACTAGTGATATTAGAACTTGAAGGTACATCTCAAGATTTGTCCGTGAAATTTGTGGATAAACCTGTTCTTGATGGTCCTATAATGACatag